From Plasmodium knowlesi strain H genome assembly, chromosome: 6, one genomic window encodes:
- a CDS encoding EF-hand calcium-binding domain-containing protein, putative: MKGYTTSKRGPMNNTPFGDMRKISLTNPLHISDNAWSTDRITLSSEEYLYYVNLFNLNDKFDSHFIDNKTASSFLQNSGLSISVLHSIWEYSDVENKGYLTLEDFFICCRLVAHAQNGNVLNSDIINIQPPCLPSFDIIRHKSFSDISNMEGNVEWKISAREREDYRRIFKTLDMNNEEKIEGSVIREYYLNTSNLSICELMQIWSVSDMDNDGFLNFEQFCVMNKMVEVRKEKEINIPLSIPADLLNSIKDDQKMVMDDDVTFRKVEDKETRDSLKLSFGDLLKTENEKKERGVLGKGTSPKGGSPEDNEKLNMEFDFFEFKQEEKSDMDSSEKEKSKRKKKKEKDMFSERSEKNSLFKNDLDSYRRLEKEDDDDDDGSDDDGEEDVERRNSVVKKKASMKESPSYEDLSTEEISTEGFSKKGKERIKEGGEEEAEGGSKKRSNRKKKERGHRDRGHLDRDRLSKAKEKQKDRQRKAHEKGSGQKNLQLEKITSEEVASRSGDMGGGLEKGRNMNRGNRDMNSGNGKENGKENEKGEEEERKKKTSQSEKYFTKLIDFNYSDLKNYNIESKDVYKIEEINRKLEEEIEKKKKNIEKKKKQVNCLAYVYENELKKYQCLKEERRNLEFINLCLYKDIKHKKENIRSIKNEIKELIEDINKISIENVNINKDYIKKEKEIKLTDNKRKNLNALIDKEKNDLKKDERNLIILKNMIDYLKKQKSRALKLQENLKNRYDVTNSDHQMLIKNILHQQNYLNKITQKRLNTQKVKNQNLLYFNSLCNQSALVDMQNNTHTPDAKSLGAHRRYFTDRKGIPNEQSDELKSSKRNVELFEQIKNGDSVDIFSSMDDESVSHSQEYVEGDDDDSNDDNNNDDNNDDDSDDDDDDSDDEKRQKRKNNMEDLANLVSKDHSLKSIDDSS; encoded by the exons ATGAAAGGCTATACAACCAGTAAGAGGGGCCCAATGAACAACACCCCATTTGGAGACATGAGGAAGATATCATTAACTAACCCCTTGCATATATCTGACAACGCCTGGTCGACGGACAGAATCACGCTGTCCTCTGAGGAGTACCTCTACTACGTGAATCTGTTTAA CTTGAACGACAAATTCGACAGCCACTTTATCGACAATAAGACGGCGTCCTCCTTCTTGCAGAATTCAGGTCTATCCATTTCGGTTCTTCACTCG ATATGGGAGTATAGCGACGTAGAGAACAAGGGATACCTGACACTGGAGGACTTTTTCATTTGCTGCAGATTAGTTGCACATGCACAGAATGGAAACGTTCTAAATTCGGACATTATAAATATAC AGCCTCCGTGTCTACCCAGCTTCGACATCATACGACATAAGTCCTTCTCTGACATTTCCAACATGGAGGGAAATGTTGAGTGGAAGATAAGTGCgagagaaagggaagactaccgCAGGATTTTTAAGACACTGGACATGAACAACGAAGAGAAAATAGAGGGTAGTGTAATCAGAGAGTACTACCTGAACACTTCCAATCTATCGATCTGTGAACTTATGCAGATATGGAGTGTATCTGATATGGACAATGAtggttttttaaattttgagCAATTTTGCGTTATGAATAAAATGGTTGAagtgaggaaggagaaggagatcAACATCCCTCTGTCTATCCCCGCGGATCTGCTGAACTCGATAAAGGACGATCAGAAGATGGTGATGGATG ACGACGTGACCTTCCGCAAGGTGGAAGACAAAGAAACGCGAGACAGCCTGAAGCTCTCCTTCGGGGACCTACTGAAGAcggaaaatgagaagaaggaaaggggcgTTTTGGGAAAAGGCACCTCACCAAAAGGTGGTAGCCCCGAAGATAACGAAAAGCTAAACATGGAATTCGATTTCTTTGAATTTAagcaagaggaaaaatctGACATGGATAGCTCGGAGAAAGAGAAGagcaagaggaaaaaaaagaaggagaaggacatGTTCTCGGAGCGTAGCGAGAAGAATTCCCTCTTTAAGAACGACTTAGACAGCTACAGAAGATTGGAGAAGGAGGATGACGACGACGATGATGGTAGTGATGATGATGGCGAGGAGGACGTAGAGCGAAGGAATTCtgtggtgaagaaaaaggcaagCATGAAGGAATCCCCAAGTTACGAAGACCTCAGCACAGAGGAAATTTCAACCGAGGGATTCAGCAAAAAGGGCAAGGAAAGAATTAAAGAGGGAGGCGAAGAAGAGGCGGAAGGAGGCTCCAAAAAGAGAAgcaatagaaagaaaaaggaaaggggccATCGAGATCGGGGACATCTAGACCGGGATAGGTTGAGCAAGGcgaaggaaaagcaaaaggATCGACAGAGAAAAGCTCACGAGAAGGGCTCCGGACAGAAGAATCTACAGTTGGAGAAGATTACCTCGGAGGAAGTAGCGTCCCGATCAGGAGACATGGGAGGAGGGCtcgaaaaggggagaaacaTGAATAGAGGAAATCGGGATATGAATAGTgggaatggaaaagaaaatggaaaagaaaatgaaaaaggagaagaagaagaaagaaaaaagaaaacgtcGCAAAGCGAAAAGTACTTCACGAAACTTATCGACTTCAATTATTCTGACTTAAAAAACTACAACATCGAAAGTAAGGATGTATACAAAATAGAGGAGATAAACCGAAAGCTAGAGgaggaaattgaaaaaaaaaaaaaaaacattgaaaaaaaaaaaaagcaagtaAACTGTCTAGCTTATGTAtatgaaaatgaattaaaaaaatatcagtgtctaaaggaagaaagaagaaatctAGAATTTATAAATCTCTGTCTCTACAAGGATATTAAgcataagaaggaaaatattcgaagcattaaaaatgaaataaaggaaCTCATAGAAGATATCAACAAAATCAGTATTGAAAATGTTAATATAAATAAGgattacataaaaaaggagaaagaaataaaacttACTGAcaacaagaggaaaaatctAAATGCACTTATagacaaagaaaagaatgacTTGAAAAAGGATGAGAGGAACTTAATTATcttgaaaaatatgattGACTACttgaagaaacagaaaagtCGAGCTCTTAAGTTACAGGAAAATCTAAAAAATAGATACGATGTCACGAATTCAGATCATCAGatgttaattaaaaatattctacACCAACAGAATTacttaaataaaattacgcAGAAGCGTCTGAATACacagaaagtaaaaaatcaGAACCTTCTTTACTTTAACTCTCTTTGTAATCAGTCTGCTTTGGTGGACATGCAGAATAATACCCACACGCCCGACGCGAAGAGTCTCGGAGCCCACAGGCGTTATTTCACGGACAGGAAGGGAATCCCCAACGAGCAG AGTGACGAGTTGAAGAGCTCCAAGCGGAACGTCGAGCTTTTCGAACAGATCAAAAACGGAGACAGCGTGGACATATTTTCCAGCATGGACGACGAGTCAGTGTCACACTCCCAGGAGTACGTCGAGGGGGATGACGACGACAGCAATGATGATAATAACAATGATGATAATAACGATGATGATtccgatgatgatgacgatgattcAGATGACGAGAAACGACAG aagaggaagaacaacATGGAGGATCTGGCCAACCTGGTGTCGAAGGATCACAGCTTAAAAAGCATTGACGACAGTTCTTGA
- a CDS encoding exported protein 3, putative: MILHRISLSIFYYLFIFAYLYFNTAQSKLNNVTIDDSRFLGGFFGSNHGPINGSVSGGKYNGPNDNDNDDDDDDDDNDDNDDNDDEKKSKKFTQDGSEDVVEATTPPADENDSTDEAIMSKEEKPVEGEPVSPPANLGLTEGIEVRFVPSGSDDLNEESAPLEASDIAEKSSHMSNTDHNDNTNGDDNDNNDDDSHDDNNNDDNNNDDNNDDDSDDDDDDDDNDDNDEAKNANHQDITIIPPMTMNLPLLAFTNKQTTQGKMNANDSFRNLYNLYHKTSPQIGNVNYFRKELQNEFAFKNGIYFSATSVKEYNQRVDPNKHAYIKLPENTMVLVVTGNKFFFQDLVYSKNKYSAIKKKFSFLMNSMISSLKKKYFFKNYEYQYLYKDDSFAHDHTKRLLDMELLGQLSKVTQTICVDEEKKKNVSMHKVYGGWFDFLGILVVNGYNMKPNESDQMKEHKGSIDVVPEHMLTEFRELVMKRHDGYENGYAVGLWRDFPNDKFVPWRYSVELFLWDLLNVLPHELPHPANLMMTYTGNGKTEEADTNSKVVNEMTEEENQKLYNSVNQTEKPSREQILNWHEIIQNKISSYPGFEVKIVAVNDYMHAIGYSNEIFARYYNAKNGNAYIFLILINRDFFVDEFVQKASNHDEYVQEKNKYFTKKMNEVLEDLEKRLEQLKEELFPEDERTKPVITFYNYLADEKNYEKLNPHILGEIAGITKHLKCDQLGNHNNGLRCSKDISLHYKYGGWFEFAGAISVKNVNFVPTKYEKHGEILEKKYENAILTQANSNFQDAWLWKDLPERNMNPYRYSLHVFTLEKPQFNILKLKEMHPFIVVDILNKGLQAVKVQSQRQKNTIVEDEEGEVVRNNDDSTSYYHDNGNSFSSGSQTNFNYIAKDYMKKDYWDDVEGSSQMSTTVSTNVDGDKETSEDIDQNEYITENVESGGSSDAEEEEYTEDKYNEEEEIDDGEYVEVNEGLSSKTATQPQPQVQYETEANTSQETLKNNNTVRTEENNTPYDKYEGSILFRDIANNYGDNEKDGRSKIDGSDVLKAGHFSLSGGLQAMTDLVSKHLGSGKRRDVKRNNDMYNVVSRDNNDDDDNGVDDIYNEVSKNRKKDDDGDDDDDDDDDDEDDDDDDDDDGDNGEGNGLTTSKYLQNHKFGAHIPTDFKSKVYLFIIVCLVFICIALVVTIAIRLYDILVKRKIVDMNRTVLSFKDREDIPVVQGIPAPWMNA, from the coding sequence ATGATTCTGCATCGCATAtctctctccattttttactacctttttatttttgcatacCTATATTTTAATACCGCACAGTCCAAATTGAATAATGTGACGATTGATGACAGCAGATTTCTGGGCGGCTTCTTCGGGAGCAACCATGGCCCTATCAACGGGTCTGTGAGTGGAGGAAAGTACAATGGACCAAATgataatgataatgatgatgacgacgatgatgatgacaacgatgataatgatgataatgatgatgagaaaaaatcgaaaaaatttACCCAAGACGGGTCAGAGGATGTCGTAGAGGCGACCACCCCTCCCGCCGACGAGAACGACAGTACGGACGAAGCCATAATGtcgaaggaggagaaacCAGTGGAGGGAGAACCCGTTTCTCCCCCCGCCAACTTGGGCCTCACTGAAGGCATAGAAGTAAGATTCGTGCCTAGTGGAAGCGACGACTTAAACGAGGAGAGCGCCCCCCTCGAAGCTAGCGACATCGCAGAAAAATCGTCACACATGAGCAACACGGACCATAATGATAACACCAACGGTGACGACAACGACAACAATGACGACGACAGCCATGATGATAATAACAATGATGATAATAACAATGATGATAATAACGATGATGATTccgatgatgacgacgacgatgatgacaACGATGATAATGATGAGGCGAAAAACGCAAATCATCAGGACATTACCATCATCCCACCCATGACGATGAATCTCCCCTTACTGGCCTTCACGAACAAACAAACCACACAAGGGAAAATGAACGCAAACGATTCATTTAGAAATTTATACAACCTGTACCATAAAACAAGTCCCCAGATAGGAAATGTAAATTATTTCAGGAAGGAGCTACAAAACGAATTTGCCTTCAAGAACGGAATTTATTTTAGTGCAACCAGTGTAAAAGAGTACAACCAGAGAGTAGATCCAAATAAGCACGCGTACATAAAACTCCCTGAAAACACAATGGTTCTGGTTGTCActggaaataaatttttcttccaagaTTTAGTGTACTCAAAAAATAAGTACAGTGCcataaagaagaagttttctttccttatgAACTCCATGATTAGTAgtttaaagaagaagtacttttttaaaaattatgaataccAGTATTTGTACAAAGATGATAGCTTTGCTCATGATCATACGAAGAGATTACTAGATATGGAATTACTTGGACAACTCTCTAAAGTAACACAAACGATTTGTGTggatgaggagaaaaagaagaacgtCTCCATGCATAAGGTTTATGGAGGATGGTTTGATTTCCTTGGAATTTTGGTTGTAAATGGGTACAACATGAAACCAAACGAAAGCGACCAGATGAAAGAACACAAGGGATCCATAGATGTAGTGCCAGAACATATGCTTACAGAATTTAGAGAACTTGTGATGAAGAGACATGATGGATATGAAAATGGCTATGCCGTCGGATTGTGGAGAGATTTTCCGAACGACAAGTTCGTACCTTGGAGGTACTCCGTGGAATTGTTCCTGTGGGATTTACTAAATGTTTTGCCTCATGAGCTACCCCACCCTGCTAATTTAATGATGACATACACGGGAAATGGTAAAACGGAAGAGGCAGATACGAACAGCAAGGTTGTGAATGAAATgacggaagaggaaaatcaaAAGTTGTATAACTCTGTGAATCAGACGGAGAAACCATCCAGAGAACAAATCCTCAATTGGCACGAGATAatacaaaacaaaatatCCTCGTACCCAGGATTTGAAGTAAAAATCGTCGCCGTCAATGACTACATGCATGCCATCGGATACAGTAACGAAATCTTTGCTAGGTATTACAACgccaaaaatggaaacgcATACATCTTTCTTATATTGATAAATAGAGATTTCTTCGTCGATGAATTTGTTCAAAAGGCATCCAACCATGATGAATATGTTCAGGAGAAGAATAAGTATTTCACTAAAAAGATGAACGAAGTTTTAGAAGATCTGGAAAAACGTTTGGAACAGTTAAAGGAGGAATTATTCCCGGAAGATGAAAGAACCAAGCCAGTCATTACATTTTACAATTATCTAgctgatgaaaaaaattacgaaaaacTGAACCCACATATTTTAGGAGAAATTGCAGGAATTACAAAACACTTAAAATGTGATCAACTGGGAAACCATAATAATGGTCTTAGATGCAGCAAGGACATTTCTCTACATTATAAATATGGTGGATGGTTTGAATTCGCAGGAGCCATTAGTGTAAAGAATGTTAATTTCGTCCCCACGAAATATGAGAAGCATGGTGAAATTTTAGAGAAGAAATACGAAAATGCTATTCTTACACAAGCCAACAGTAACTTTCAAGACGCATGGTTGTGGAAAGATCTACCTGAACGTAATATGAACCCATATAGATATTCGCTCCATGTTTTCACCTTAGAGAAACCCCAATTTAATATTctaaaattgaaagaaatgCATCCATTTATAGTGGTGGATATCCTTAACAAGGGTCTGCAAGCGGTGAAGGTTCAATCGCAGCGACAGAAAAATACCATTGTGGAAgatgaggaaggagaagttgTCAGGAACAACGATGACTCAACTAGCTACTACCATGATAATGGCAATAGTTTCTCATCGGGTAGCCAGACCAATTTTAACTACATCGCCAAGGATTACATGAAGAAGGATTACTGGGATGATGTGGAAGGATCTTCTCAAATGTCAACCACTGTGAGCACCAATGTCGATGGCGATAAGGAAACTTCAGAGGATATTGATCAGAACGAATACATTACGGAAAACGTTGAATCAGGCGGAAGTAGTGACGCCGAAGAGGAAGAGTACACAGAGGACAAGTacaatgaagaggaagaaatagacGATGGTGAATATGTCGAAGTGAATGAAGGATTATCTTCCAAAACAGCCACACAACCACAACCCCAGGTTCAGTACGAAACTGAGGCAAACACCAGCCAAGAAACACTAAAGAACAATAACACAGTGAGAACggaagaaaacaacaccCCATACGATAAGTATGAGGGAAGCATCCTCTTCAGAGACATCGCCAACAATTATGGAGACAATGAAAAAGATGGTAGAAGTAAAATAGATGGAAGTGATGTGTTGAAAGCAGGTCACTTTAGTCTGAGCGGAGGCCTGCAAGCAATGACCGACCTTGTGAGCAAACACCTTGGtagtggaaaaagaagagatgTAAAGAGAAACAACGACATGTACAATGTTGTTAGCAGAGATaacaatgatgatgacgacaaTGGCGTGGACGACATATACAATGAGGTTAgcaaaaatagaaagaaggatgatgatggtgatgatgatgatgacgatgacgatgatgatgaagacgatgatgacgatgatgatgatgatggggATAATGGTGAAGGAAACGGTCTTACCACGAGTAAATACCTACAGAACCATAAGTTCGGTGCACATATTCCTACAGACTTCAAGTCAAAGGTATACCTATTCATTATCGTGTGCTTGGTTTTCATTTGCATTGCTCTCGTGGTGACCATTGCCATAAGATTGTACGACATCTtggtgaagagaaaaatcgTCGATATGAACCGAACTGTCCTGTCCTTCAAGGACCGCGAAGATATCCCAGTGGTGCAAGGAATCCCCGCCCCCTGGATGAATGCCTGA